The Tepidibacillus fermentans genome has a window encoding:
- a CDS encoding YvrJ family protein produces MEQWIPVIGEVGFPIVITMYLLIRIEGKLEVLSNSISELTNSISTMKRS; encoded by the coding sequence ATGGAACAATGGATTCCTGTCATTGGAGAAGTAGGTTTTCCTATCGTGATTACCATGTACCTACTTATCCGAATTGAAGGAAAACTGGAAGTCCTATCAAACTCCATTTCTGAATTAACCAACAGTATCTCAACTATGAAACGTTCTTAG
- a CDS encoding CBS domain-containing protein has product MMPNLRDIMTTDVATVTLQDNAFEVAEKMEKLNVGAIPVVEGENVIGMITDRDLVLRGYAQKRSGSTAIEGLMTKDVVVGTPDMSVDEAAKLMAEKQIRRLPVVENGKLVGIVSIGDLAVRNESADEAGQALSKISEPSNEA; this is encoded by the coding sequence ATGATGCCCAATTTACGAGATATTATGACTACAGATGTAGCTACCGTTACACTTCAGGACAATGCCTTTGAAGTGGCTGAAAAAATGGAAAAGCTGAATGTGGGTGCCATTCCTGTCGTTGAAGGCGAAAACGTAATCGGTATGATTACAGACCGTGACTTAGTCCTTCGTGGATATGCGCAAAAACGTTCCGGTTCTACTGCGATTGAAGGACTAATGACCAAAGATGTTGTCGTTGGAACCCCTGATATGTCCGTTGATGAAGCAGCAAAACTGATGGCTGAAAAACAAATCCGACGTTTACCCGTTGTAGAAAACGGTAAGCTTGTCGGCATTGTTTCGATCGGTGATTTAGCCGTAAGAAATGAATCTGCTGATGAGGCAGGTCAAGCGTTAAGTAAAATTTCTGAACCATCCAATGAAGCATAA
- a CDS encoding DUF1659 domain-containing protein gives MAVSRIADLSKLVITSQIGTDSQGQPILKSKTYNGVKAAALDQDVYDVAQSLGSLQKNPVYRVERIDREEIIQA, from the coding sequence ATGGCAGTAAGTCGTATCGCAGATCTTTCTAAATTAGTGATTACTTCGCAAATCGGAACTGATTCTCAAGGTCAGCCGATCTTAAAGTCAAAAACATATAACGGGGTAAAAGCAGCGGCTTTAGACCAAGATGTTTATGATGTAGCACAATCCCTTGGATCTTTACAAAAGAATCCAGTCTACCGTGTCGAACGCATCGATCGTGAAGAAATTATTCAAGCCTAA
- a CDS encoding Asp23/Gls24 family envelope stress response protein: MTEERETGKIKIESDVVAMIAGLAATDTEGVASMSGGITEGLAKRVSGKNVTKGVRVEVGETETAIDIRVVIKYGYKIHEVARKLQQNVKEAVESMTGLHVVEVNIHVEGVELQKEEHETEEENIRLK; the protein is encoded by the coding sequence ATGACAGAGGAAAGAGAAACAGGTAAGATCAAAATAGAAAGTGATGTTGTAGCCATGATTGCTGGACTTGCTGCTACTGATACAGAAGGCGTTGCCAGTATGTCTGGTGGGATAACAGAAGGCCTAGCAAAAAGAGTAAGTGGTAAAAACGTTACAAAAGGAGTACGAGTAGAAGTTGGTGAAACAGAAACCGCAATCGATATCCGCGTTGTCATTAAATACGGATATAAAATTCATGAAGTTGCTAGAAAACTTCAACAAAATGTAAAAGAAGCAGTTGAATCAATGACGGGATTACATGTTGTAGAAGTAAACATCCATGTTGAAGGAGTAGAACTACAAAAAGAAGAACATGAAACAGAAGAAGAAAATATTCGCTTAAAATAA
- a CDS encoding RNA polymerase sigma factor yields the protein MDQELFQLISEAKEGKQDAFEQLITRYKGAVYRQAYAMLGDHMEAEDVTQEVFVKIYYSLSSLESAYAFTSWLTKITFNLCYDLIEKRKKKVTVTSENLDQLTRPNPPPSSRLIERKDLQLTLQEAMQNLSLEHREVIVLRDIQGYSYDEIAKLLKVPSGTVKSRLYHARLALKNELSK from the coding sequence ATGGATCAGGAACTATTTCAACTCATTTCTGAAGCAAAAGAGGGAAAACAAGATGCTTTTGAACAATTAATTACGAGATATAAAGGGGCTGTTTACCGACAGGCATATGCTATGCTTGGTGACCATATGGAAGCCGAGGATGTAACTCAAGAGGTATTCGTGAAAATTTACTACTCGTTATCTTCTTTAGAAAGTGCTTATGCATTTACTTCTTGGTTAACGAAGATCACTTTCAATCTCTGTTATGATCTAATAGAAAAACGGAAGAAAAAAGTTACTGTGACAAGTGAGAACTTGGATCAACTCACTCGTCCAAATCCTCCTCCATCAAGCAGGCTAATAGAAAGAAAGGATCTCCAGTTAACCCTCCAAGAGGCTATGCAAAATTTATCTTTAGAACATCGAGAAGTCATTGTTTTACGTGATATTCAGGGGTATTCCTATGATGAAATCGCAAAGTTATTAAAGGTCCCTTCAGGAACAGTAAAATCTCGTTTGTATCATGCACGGTTAGCACTAAAAAATGAACTTTCAAAATGA
- a CDS encoding SDR family oxidoreductase has protein sequence MELGLKGKVAFITAASKGLGKAIAMELAKEGVELAISSRDEEQIAKTAEEIRKVTGTRVESMAADVSKPEDIQQFVHTMIERLGKVDILVLNAGGPPSGEFMQFDDETWEKAFQTNLMSVVRMVREVVPHMRKTGGGKIITIASSSVKVPIPGLVLSNTFRAGIAGLMKTLSIELAQDNILVNVVGPGRIATDRLKELDQARANKLGKSVEEVKEEIVQTIPLRRYGEPEEFAKAVVFLASDANSYITGSTVMIDGGMVQAL, from the coding sequence ATGGAATTAGGCTTAAAAGGGAAGGTTGCATTTATAACAGCTGCTAGTAAGGGACTAGGAAAAGCCATCGCAATGGAGCTAGCAAAAGAAGGAGTAGAGTTGGCGATTTCAAGCCGTGATGAAGAACAAATTGCAAAGACTGCAGAAGAAATCCGTAAAGTAACAGGAACACGGGTCGAGTCGATGGCGGCAGATGTCAGTAAACCAGAGGATATTCAACAATTTGTACATACGATGATCGAACGTTTAGGAAAAGTAGATATCTTAGTTTTAAATGCGGGTGGTCCACCAAGCGGTGAATTTATGCAGTTTGATGATGAAACATGGGAAAAAGCCTTTCAAACCAATCTAATGAGCGTCGTCCGTATGGTTCGGGAAGTAGTTCCTCATATGCGTAAAACTGGCGGAGGTAAAATCATAACGATTGCTTCTTCATCAGTGAAAGTTCCAATACCTGGATTAGTTTTATCCAATACCTTTCGAGCAGGAATTGCAGGCTTAATGAAAACTTTATCCATTGAACTAGCGCAAGATAATATTTTAGTGAATGTCGTTGGCCCAGGACGGATTGCCACCGATCGCTTGAAGGAATTAGATCAAGCAAGAGCGAATAAATTAGGAAAGTCAGTAGAAGAAGTAAAAGAGGAAATTGTACAAACCATTCCATTAAGACGATATGGTGAACCAGAAGAATTTGCGAAAGCAGTCGTGTTTTTAGCTTCTGACGCTAATTCCTATATTACCGGGTCTACCGTTATGATTGATGGCGGAATGGTTCAAGCTTTATAA
- a CDS encoding DUF2922 domain-containing protein has product MTTKTLELLFQTTEGKSARIVLADPVDPIDTTKVQQVMDLIVSKNIFQFSSGELVAAIDARVVEKTITDLIA; this is encoded by the coding sequence ATGACAACGAAAACACTTGAATTATTATTCCAAACGACAGAAGGAAAATCTGCTCGAATCGTATTAGCGGATCCAGTCGATCCTATTGACACCACAAAAGTGCAACAAGTAATGGACCTGATTGTATCCAAGAACATCTTCCAATTCTCTAGTGGCGAATTGGTCGCAGCAATAGATGCGAGAGTTGTTGAAAAAACAATTACTGATCTAATCGCTTAG
- a CDS encoding RNA polymerase sigma factor has product MEEIVRQAQQGDQNALAILLKKYHPLIVTFANKRYIHNNFEDTLQEARLAFILAVKYYDPSYGVFFGHYIKQRIWQHLFSLMKKEQKWNHVIFFEGWQGEGHRILVDHIDLEFTIWKEQLASLLSEREKQLFELHWIQGYSISEIADRYKISINTVKTWKKRAVKKLAKFLSPTKQIDSTIVDVTGRGQKYS; this is encoded by the coding sequence ATGGAAGAAATCGTAAGACAAGCACAGCAAGGCGACCAAAATGCATTAGCCATATTACTAAAAAAATATCATCCTTTGATTGTTACGTTTGCAAATAAAAGATATATTCATAATAACTTTGAAGATACCTTACAAGAGGCGCGTCTTGCTTTTATTCTTGCAGTTAAGTATTATGATCCAAGCTATGGTGTATTTTTTGGTCATTATATCAAACAGAGAATCTGGCAGCATCTTTTTTCACTAATGAAAAAGGAACAGAAATGGAATCATGTCATTTTTTTTGAAGGATGGCAAGGAGAAGGACATCGGATATTGGTTGATCATATTGATCTTGAATTTACAATTTGGAAGGAACAGTTGGCTAGTCTTTTATCTGAACGGGAAAAACAACTTTTTGAATTACATTGGATTCAAGGCTACTCTATTTCTGAAATTGCGGATCGATATAAAATCTCAATCAATACAGTTAAGACCTGGAAAAAACGAGCAGTCAAAAAGTTGGCAAAGTTCTTGTCACCCACTAAGCAAATAGATTCCACTATAGTAGATGTAACCGGCCGGGGACAAAAATATTCGTAA
- the ftsW gene encoding putative lipid II flippase FtsW, with protein sequence MKHKRGTPDFLLLFLTLGMVGFGIVMIFSASFTISYWNMGNRWFFTERQLLWAGIGFITMSITMNIPFRFYKEKFVYFLLGSILLLALVFVPGLGQLRNGARSWIGIGSFTVQPSEFAKLGLIVYLAGLMAKKGDKMRSFKHGLLPPLIITLFIFGMIAMQPDLGTGMIIVLTAGVMIIAAGANLKHILYLGLIGTIALIPIVIAKSYRVSRFTSYMDPWKDPWGSGYQLIQSLLALGNGGIFGTGFGKGIQKFFYLPYPQSDFIFSVMGEELGLVGVTLFLLIYLLLLWRALVVSLRTKDPFGALVGVGIVTLLGIQAFINIGGVTGTIPITGVPLPFISAGGSALIMSMTAMGIILSLSRENNKGQ encoded by the coding sequence ATGAAACACAAACGTGGAACGCCCGATTTTTTATTGCTTTTTCTGACTCTCGGAATGGTCGGTTTTGGAATCGTGATGATTTTTAGTGCCAGTTTTACCATCTCCTATTGGAATATGGGCAACCGCTGGTTTTTTACCGAGCGACAACTTTTATGGGCGGGTATTGGTTTTATTACCATGTCCATTACAATGAATATACCGTTTCGTTTTTATAAAGAAAAGTTTGTTTACTTTCTTCTTGGATCAATTCTCCTTTTGGCATTAGTATTTGTTCCTGGATTAGGGCAATTACGAAATGGTGCACGTAGTTGGATTGGAATCGGTTCCTTTACCGTTCAACCCTCCGAATTCGCCAAATTAGGTTTGATTGTATATCTAGCAGGACTCATGGCCAAAAAAGGAGATAAAATGCGTTCATTTAAACATGGATTACTCCCACCACTGATCATTACGTTGTTCATTTTTGGAATGATAGCTATGCAGCCTGATTTAGGAACAGGCATGATCATCGTATTAACTGCAGGTGTCATGATTATTGCTGCTGGGGCTAATCTTAAACATATTTTGTATTTAGGTCTTATTGGAACAATTGCGCTAATTCCAATTGTAATTGCAAAAAGCTACCGTGTTAGTCGGTTCACTTCGTACATGGATCCTTGGAAAGACCCGTGGGGTAGTGGATACCAGTTAATTCAATCGCTTCTGGCATTAGGCAATGGCGGCATATTTGGGACAGGATTTGGAAAAGGAATCCAGAAGTTTTTCTATCTGCCCTATCCACAGTCAGATTTTATCTTTTCGGTAATGGGAGAAGAATTAGGACTTGTAGGAGTTACGCTTTTTTTGCTCATTTACCTCTTGTTATTATGGCGAGCATTGGTTGTATCTTTGCGAACAAAAGATCCTTTTGGTGCATTGGTGGGAGTTGGAATCGTGACATTACTGGGGATTCAAGCATTTATTAATATCGGTGGAGTAACGGGAACAATCCCAATTACAGGAGTACCCTTGCCCTTTATTAGTGCAGGGGGTTCAGCATTGATTATGTCAATGACTGCCATGGGGATAATTCTAAGTTTATCGAGGGAAAATAATAAAGGCCAGTGA